One part of the Salinimonas iocasae genome encodes these proteins:
- a CDS encoding tetratricopeptide repeat protein: MIKQLITLTFTLLCIVSAQAQQLKAVQLYTQDELISLINANAHLDRVVADRCQLVQDIEAHAEVLKEPAYQFLWGDMLAWGVCVDAEPERGIKFMRSSAQQGLPAALEQLGRYYASGKLVQQDTRRAVIYLREAAALGNLNAQLQLVKLFIDGHGSPYDYEDAYRWLFNAVTDNKTTHAKIDRYLARLEQLMHPKAVRNARQMAY, translated from the coding sequence ATGATAAAGCAGTTAATCACTCTTACATTTACTTTATTGTGTATCGTGTCGGCACAGGCGCAGCAGCTAAAAGCCGTTCAGCTTTATACGCAGGATGAGTTAATTTCACTTATTAATGCCAATGCGCATCTAGACCGCGTGGTTGCTGACCGCTGCCAGTTGGTACAGGATATTGAGGCGCATGCTGAAGTGTTAAAGGAGCCAGCTTACCAGTTTTTATGGGGAGATATGCTGGCGTGGGGAGTGTGTGTTGATGCAGAGCCTGAGCGGGGTATCAAATTTATGCGCAGTTCGGCGCAGCAGGGGCTACCAGCGGCGCTTGAGCAACTCGGGCGCTATTATGCCTCTGGTAAACTGGTTCAGCAGGATACTCGCAGAGCTGTTATTTACCTGCGCGAAGCTGCCGCGCTGGGCAACTTAAACGCACAGCTTCAGCTGGTGAAATTATTCATTGATGGTCATGGTAGTCCGTATGATTACGAAGATGCCTATCGCTGGTTATTTAACGCCGTAACCGATAACAAAACCACGCATGCCAAAATTGACCGTTATCTCGCCCGACTCGAGCAGTTAATGCACCCCAAAGCCGTGCGCAATGCCCGCCAGATGGCTTACTAA
- the fre gene encoding NAD(P)H-flavin reductase codes for MSDILCQVDAVTPLTEAVYKVVLTPSSPVDFYAGQYVLVHMGETDKRPFSIANAAYNNQKIELHIGADENNAYATEVLERMKSEGEITISGGHGEAHLQSNGKPMILIAGGTGFSYAYSILQQSLKDHPHTPVTLYWGGRNKEDLYLFEELTSMADDNEQFTFIPVVEYADENWQGRTGWVHHAVLADYTDLSDKQVYIAGRFEMAKAARDDFYERKLPDDQLFGDAYAFI; via the coding sequence ATGTCAGATATTTTATGTCAGGTTGACGCAGTTACGCCGTTGACCGAAGCGGTTTACAAAGTTGTGTTAACACCTTCCAGTCCGGTCGACTTTTATGCAGGTCAGTATGTTCTGGTGCATATGGGCGAAACCGACAAGCGCCCTTTTTCTATCGCCAACGCAGCGTACAATAATCAGAAAATAGAACTGCACATCGGCGCGGACGAAAATAATGCGTACGCCACAGAAGTGCTAGAGCGAATGAAAAGCGAAGGTGAAATCACCATAAGTGGCGGCCATGGCGAGGCGCATCTGCAGTCTAACGGTAAACCGATGATTCTGATTGCAGGCGGCACGGGCTTTTCATATGCCTACTCTATACTGCAGCAATCGTTGAAGGACCATCCCCACACGCCGGTTACCCTTTACTGGGGAGGCCGAAATAAAGAAGACTTGTACCTGTTCGAAGAATTGACCAGCATGGCTGACGACAACGAGCAATTTACCTTTATTCCGGTCGTGGAATATGCCGATGAAAACTGGCAGGGAAGAACCGGTTGGGTACATCACGCCGTACTAGCAGACTACACCGATTTGTCGGACAAGCAGGTATATATTGCCGGCAGGTTCGAAATGGCTAAAGCCGCCAGAGATGATTTTTATGAGCGCAAACTGCCAGATGATCAACTGTTCGGTGATGCTTACGCCTTTATCTAA
- a CDS encoding substrate-binding periplasmic protein, whose translation MRGLTVCICLLLSLVSSIAGAEVKLGAAQLPTFIDDGDKPARINAIMREAFARMEQDVTLEVMRPAFLGSGLLSGRIDGHYAFVDLDEKKSEYLYSDAYLPLYLFSISKHSDVTSVGALEHLRDRRVAIENRFANTDKVRLIKDIKWARNPSTFDAFKQLADDRSYYLMSSRLLVDEFNRLLRNEGEQLLHFSKVPLIKAGFRLAMASGDGNQAMITAFNSAIEDMQNDGTYNELLNIAWLTKDIDGDGTAEFITSRAVAHPKLEAGALTLAYPLDQSTVSEASTFYINGEAASDWQEALSLMSNVTPVLRPSLLDEEVYQQIMSRW comes from the coding sequence GTGCGTGGTTTAACAGTATGTATTTGTTTGTTGCTGAGCTTAGTCAGTTCCATTGCGGGTGCTGAGGTGAAGCTGGGCGCAGCGCAACTGCCCACCTTTATTGATGACGGTGATAAGCCTGCCCGTATTAATGCGATTATGCGAGAAGCATTTGCTCGCATGGAGCAGGATGTAACACTTGAAGTAATGCGACCTGCATTTTTAGGCAGCGGGCTGCTTAGTGGTCGCATCGATGGCCATTATGCGTTTGTTGATTTAGACGAGAAAAAATCAGAATATCTTTACTCAGATGCCTATCTTCCTCTTTATCTGTTTTCTATCAGTAAACACAGTGATGTTACATCCGTCGGGGCGCTTGAACACTTGAGAGACCGCCGGGTGGCGATTGAAAACCGTTTCGCCAATACAGATAAAGTCAGGCTCATCAAAGATATTAAGTGGGCCAGGAACCCTTCGACATTTGATGCCTTTAAGCAACTGGCCGACGATCGTTCTTACTACTTGATGTCTTCGCGGCTGTTAGTGGATGAATTTAACCGCTTATTGAGGAATGAAGGCGAGCAGCTCCTGCACTTTTCAAAAGTACCGTTGATCAAAGCAGGGTTTCGCCTTGCAATGGCATCCGGAGATGGTAATCAGGCAATGATTACGGCATTCAACTCGGCAATCGAAGACATGCAGAATGATGGTACCTACAATGAGTTACTGAATATTGCGTGGCTGACCAAAGACATAGACGGCGACGGAACGGCGGAATTTATCACCAGCCGCGCTGTTGCGCATCCTAAACTAGAGGCTGGCGCGCTGACGCTGGCATATCCACTTGATCAAAGTACCGTTTCTGAAGCATCTACATTTTATATTAATGGCGAGGCGGCATCAGACTGGCAGGAAGCGCTCAGTCTGATGAGTAATGTAACGCCTGTTTTGCGGCCAAGTTTGCTGGATGAAGAAGTCTATCAGCAAATTATGTCGCGCTGGTAA
- the rnr gene encoding ribonuclease R encodes MSDDPHYQREKEKYENPVASREFLMSVIKDHGKPISFLEICAAVGAQDEESHIGVQRRLRAMEREGQIQFTKSKRYILQDKDELIRGRIIGHRDGFGFLRPEDNSGDLYISGGQMQLFLHDDVVDARVSGTDRKGRKEGYVVAVVEPRQEPIVGRYFTEQGFGVVIPDDSRINHEIVIPPENVNGARMGQVVVVELTQRPRRRVSPVGKITEILGEHMAPGMEIEMALRTFDIPHQWPQGVERAVSRLTEQVPEDAKQGRIDLRQLPLVTIDGEDARDFDDAVFCEPLDNGGWQLWVAIADVSHYVRPGTALDTEAVNRGNSVYFPEQVIPMLPEVLSNGLCSLNPEVDRLCMVCEMTISAEGKLQAYQFYEAVMNSHARLTYTKVWNILQGDKDLHQRYESHVGHLRNLHDLYRVLHKARQRRGAIEFETQESKFVFNAQRKIEDIVPVQRNDAHKMIEECMILANVSAAQMLESHSAPALYRVHDKPDADRLTAFTSYLAEIGVPHHITEDASPSDFTAVVNKTRSRPDQELIQTMLLRSMKQAVYDGDNVGHFGLALAQYAHFTSPIRRYPDLVVHRAIKGILAKQPFKQKVSGAKAYTEEEIEQLGEQCSMTERRADDATRDVADWLKCEFMQDHVGSSFDGVVSSVTTFGLFIRLVDYHIDGLVHITSLKDDFYHYDAVKQSLSGESGARQFRLGDTVSVQVAAVNLDERKIDLVLDDSMLKNRSGKKVKVRSAGKKSTGKPPRDKAKEKPRKGAGNNRPKKQEKAKGKKK; translated from the coding sequence ATGAGTGACGACCCCCATTACCAGCGCGAGAAAGAAAAATATGAAAACCCGGTAGCCAGCCGGGAATTTCTTATGTCGGTTATAAAAGATCATGGCAAGCCGATCTCCTTTCTTGAAATATGTGCAGCGGTTGGTGCACAAGACGAGGAAAGCCACATTGGCGTGCAACGCCGGCTTCGCGCGATGGAACGGGAAGGGCAAATACAATTCACTAAGAGCAAACGTTATATCCTTCAGGATAAAGACGAATTGATTCGTGGACGCATAATAGGCCATCGCGATGGCTTTGGTTTTCTGCGTCCGGAAGATAACAGCGGTGATCTTTACATCAGCGGCGGTCAGATGCAGCTTTTTCTGCATGATGATGTGGTTGACGCTCGCGTCAGCGGTACAGACAGAAAAGGTCGTAAGGAAGGCTATGTTGTTGCTGTTGTCGAGCCGCGGCAAGAGCCGATTGTAGGGCGTTACTTCACAGAGCAGGGCTTTGGCGTCGTCATCCCGGATGATAGCCGCATCAATCACGAAATCGTCATTCCCCCTGAAAATGTTAATGGCGCCAGAATGGGCCAGGTGGTCGTTGTTGAACTGACGCAGCGCCCCCGCAGGCGAGTGAGCCCGGTAGGTAAGATAACCGAGATTCTGGGCGAGCACATGGCGCCTGGGATGGAAATTGAAATGGCATTGCGCACATTCGATATTCCCCATCAGTGGCCGCAGGGAGTTGAACGTGCAGTCAGTCGTTTGACTGAACAGGTACCAGAAGATGCCAAGCAGGGCAGAATCGATTTAAGACAGTTACCTCTGGTCACCATTGACGGTGAAGATGCCCGTGACTTTGATGATGCGGTGTTCTGTGAACCTCTGGACAATGGTGGCTGGCAGCTTTGGGTTGCTATTGCAGATGTAAGTCATTACGTGCGCCCTGGGACAGCACTGGATACTGAAGCGGTTAACCGGGGTAATTCGGTGTACTTCCCCGAGCAGGTTATTCCTATGCTGCCCGAGGTTCTGTCAAACGGACTGTGCTCGCTGAATCCGGAAGTCGACCGTTTGTGTATGGTCTGCGAGATGACAATCTCGGCAGAAGGGAAATTGCAGGCCTATCAGTTTTATGAAGCGGTGATGAATTCCCATGCACGACTAACCTATACCAAAGTGTGGAATATTCTGCAGGGTGATAAAGATCTGCATCAGCGGTACGAATCACACGTGGGCCATTTACGTAATTTGCACGACTTGTATCGGGTACTGCACAAAGCCCGGCAGCGTCGCGGTGCTATTGAGTTTGAAACTCAGGAAAGCAAATTCGTATTTAACGCGCAGCGCAAGATTGAAGACATTGTGCCGGTTCAGCGTAACGATGCACATAAAATGATCGAAGAGTGTATGATTCTGGCCAATGTCAGCGCAGCTCAAATGCTTGAATCACACAGTGCGCCAGCGCTGTACAGAGTCCATGATAAACCGGATGCCGATCGTCTTACTGCATTTACCTCCTATCTGGCAGAGATAGGTGTTCCCCATCATATTACTGAAGATGCCTCACCGTCAGACTTCACTGCGGTAGTAAATAAAACCCGTAGTCGTCCTGATCAGGAACTGATTCAGACAATGCTTCTGCGCTCAATGAAACAAGCGGTCTATGATGGCGATAATGTCGGCCACTTCGGCCTTGCTCTTGCGCAATATGCACACTTTACGTCCCCGATTCGCCGCTATCCGGACCTGGTTGTGCATCGCGCCATTAAGGGCATTCTGGCCAAGCAACCTTTCAAACAAAAAGTGTCGGGGGCGAAGGCATACACCGAAGAAGAAATTGAACAGCTGGGCGAACAGTGTTCAATGACGGAACGACGCGCTGATGATGCAACACGCGATGTGGCTGATTGGCTTAAATGTGAGTTTATGCAGGACCATGTGGGCAGCAGTTTTGATGGCGTTGTCAGTTCAGTGACTACGTTTGGCCTGTTTATTCGCCTGGTTGACTACCATATCGATGGATTAGTGCATATCACCTCACTAAAAGATGATTTCTATCATTATGACGCGGTCAAACAATCATTGTCAGGTGAATCCGGTGCACGTCAGTTCCGCCTGGGTGACACTGTTTCAGTACAGGTTGCAGCGGTGAATCTTGATGAAAGAAAGATTGATTTGGTACTGGATGATTCCATGCTAAAGAATCGTTCAGGAAAAAAGGTGAAAGTTCGTTCTGCGGGCAAAAAATCAACCGGTAAGCCCCCACGTGATAAGGCTAAAGAAAAGCCTCGAAAAGGGGCGGGTAACAACAGACCTAAAAAGCAAGAAAAAGCAAAAGGCAAGAAGAAGTAA
- a CDS encoding M28 family metallopeptidase, with the protein MKPRLSAIAAAIITLPFTLSTAHAGETDKLHNIVADVSADRIEQDIEKLVGFGTRHTLSETESDTRGIGAARRWIKQEFEAISKECGGCLEVMFVGDTISGEKRIPEATEVVNVVAIQRGTTDPDRYVLMSGDIDSRVSDVMDATSDSPGANDNASGVAGTLEAARVLSQHKFNGSIVYAALSGEEQGLFGGKILAKKAKEENWRLKAVLNNDMIGNIEGVNGVINNTTARLFAEGTRVTETDDEARTRRFTGGEVDSPSRNLARYIDKLADDFVPNLDTMVVYRLDRYGRGGHHRPFNDLGYPGIRIMETNENYERQHQDLRNENGVEYGDTLDGVNFDYAAKLTSLNAVSLAAMSWAPAPPAKVKIEGAVKPSTTLSWQAADSDQNPQLAGYKIYWRYTDAPQWQYSKFVGDVTEATLENVVIDNYFFGVASVSEDGYESPVVFPGAAGSFGE; encoded by the coding sequence ATGAAACCACGCCTCAGCGCTATCGCTGCAGCTATAATCACCTTACCTTTTACTCTGTCAACAGCCCACGCCGGCGAAACTGACAAACTTCATAATATTGTTGCGGATGTTTCAGCAGACCGTATTGAGCAGGACATTGAGAAGCTGGTAGGTTTTGGCACCCGCCATACCTTGTCCGAAACCGAGTCCGACACCCGTGGAATCGGTGCAGCCCGTCGCTGGATTAAGCAGGAGTTTGAGGCCATTTCTAAGGAATGTGGCGGCTGTCTGGAAGTCATGTTCGTAGGCGACACTATTAGTGGCGAAAAACGCATTCCCGAAGCGACTGAAGTAGTCAACGTTGTTGCTATACAGCGTGGCACTACCGACCCTGACCGCTATGTCCTTATGTCAGGTGATATTGACTCCCGGGTATCTGATGTTATGGATGCCACGTCTGATTCTCCCGGCGCTAACGATAATGCTTCTGGTGTAGCAGGAACACTTGAGGCGGCACGCGTGTTAAGCCAGCATAAGTTTAACGGTAGTATTGTTTATGCTGCCCTTTCCGGTGAAGAGCAGGGTTTATTTGGCGGCAAGATTCTGGCTAAAAAGGCAAAGGAAGAAAACTGGCGCCTTAAAGCAGTTCTTAATAACGATATGATTGGTAATATCGAAGGTGTTAATGGTGTTATCAACAACACTACAGCCCGCCTGTTCGCCGAAGGTACCCGGGTAACCGAAACCGACGATGAGGCGAGAACACGTCGGTTCACTGGGGGTGAAGTCGACTCTCCTTCCCGTAATCTGGCGCGCTATATCGATAAACTTGCCGATGACTTTGTACCCAACTTAGACACCATGGTTGTTTATCGTCTCGACCGCTATGGCCGTGGTGGTCACCACCGTCCATTTAATGACCTTGGCTATCCGGGTATTCGTATCATGGAAACCAATGAGAATTACGAACGTCAGCATCAGGATCTTCGCAATGAAAATGGCGTAGAGTATGGTGATACGCTTGATGGTGTAAACTTTGACTATGCCGCGAAACTAACTTCGTTAAACGCTGTGAGTCTGGCGGCGATGTCCTGGGCCCCTGCTCCACCAGCAAAAGTAAAAATTGAAGGTGCTGTTAAGCCCTCCACAACGCTTAGCTGGCAGGCGGCTGATAGTGATCAGAATCCTCAACTTGCCGGATACAAAATCTATTGGCGGTATACTGATGCGCCTCAGTGGCAATACAGTAAATTCGTCGGTGATGTGACAGAAGCAACGTTAGAGAATGTCGTTATCGACAACTACTTCTTTGGCGTCGCAAGTGTCAGCGAAGACGGCTACGAAAGTCCGGTAGTTTTTCCGGGCGCTGCTGGTAGTTTCGGCGAATAA
- a CDS encoding DUF7218 family protein translates to MAKDHGNQIKNDDTYEELRDQGYSKEKSARIANAQANSDQQPSKKGGKGTKYEKRTKQELYDKAKEVGIDGRSKMSKDELIDALRNH, encoded by the coding sequence ATGGCGAAAGATCACGGTAATCAAATTAAGAACGACGATACCTACGAAGAGCTGAGGGATCAGGGATACAGCAAAGAGAAGTCGGCGAGAATTGCGAATGCGCAGGCTAATTCAGATCAGCAGCCTTCTAAAAAGGGCGGTAAGGGAACAAAATATGAGAAGCGCACAAAACAGGAGCTTTACGATAAGGCAAAAGAAGTAGGGATAGACGGGCGTTCAAAAATGTCCAAGGATGAACTTATCGACGCCCTGCGCAATCATTAA
- the ubiD gene encoding 4-hydroxy-3-polyprenylbenzoate decarboxylase, whose translation MKYKDLRDFIAKLEAQGQLKRITREIDTDLEMTEIADRTLRAKGPALLFENPKGSDMPVLANLFGTPERVALGMGQDSVHALREVGKLLAYLKEPEPPKGIKDLWSKLPVFKQVLNMPAKEVRKAPCQEVVVSGDDVDLTSLPIQRCWPGDAAPLITWGLTITRGPHKKRQNLGIYRQQLLGRNKLIMRWLSHRGGALDFREWCQEHPDEPYPVSVALGADPATILGAVTPVPDTLSEYAFAGLLRGDKTEVVKSISNDLQVPASAEIVLEGYIDQNETAPEGPYGDHTGYYNEVDTFPVFTVTHITHRKQPIYHSTYTGRPPDEPAILGVALNEVFVPILQKQFPEIVDFYLPPEGCSYRMAVVTMKKQYPGHAKRVMMGVWSFLRQFMYTKFVIVCDDDVNARDWNDVIWAVTTRMDPARDTVMVENTPIDYLDFASPVSGLGSKMGMDATNKMPGETDREWGEPIVMDDDVKQRVDDIWDELGIMD comes from the coding sequence ATGAAATACAAAGACCTGCGTGACTTTATTGCCAAACTGGAAGCTCAGGGCCAGTTAAAACGGATTACCCGGGAAATAGATACCGATCTGGAGATGACCGAAATTGCTGATCGCACCCTGCGTGCCAAAGGACCAGCTTTACTGTTCGAGAACCCCAAGGGTAGCGATATGCCGGTACTGGCAAATTTGTTTGGTACACCGGAGCGGGTCGCGCTGGGCATGGGTCAGGATAGTGTTCACGCATTGCGCGAAGTTGGCAAACTGCTGGCATATCTTAAAGAACCAGAGCCGCCTAAAGGCATCAAAGATTTATGGAGCAAACTGCCGGTCTTTAAACAGGTTCTGAACATGCCTGCCAAGGAAGTAAGAAAAGCTCCGTGTCAGGAAGTAGTCGTAAGTGGCGACGATGTTGATTTAACCAGCCTGCCCATTCAGCGCTGCTGGCCCGGTGATGCGGCACCACTTATCACGTGGGGCCTGACTATTACCCGTGGCCCCCATAAGAAACGTCAGAATCTGGGTATTTACCGGCAACAACTGTTGGGGAGGAATAAGCTGATTATGCGCTGGCTTTCCCATCGCGGCGGCGCACTGGATTTCAGAGAATGGTGCCAGGAGCATCCCGACGAACCCTACCCGGTTTCGGTTGCCCTTGGTGCAGATCCCGCGACTATTTTAGGTGCCGTTACCCCCGTGCCCGACACCCTGTCAGAATATGCGTTTGCCGGCTTGCTGCGAGGCGACAAAACCGAGGTGGTAAAATCAATCAGTAACGATCTGCAGGTACCGGCCAGTGCAGAAATTGTTCTTGAGGGTTATATCGACCAGAACGAAACCGCGCCCGAAGGCCCTTACGGCGACCACACCGGGTATTATAATGAAGTCGACACGTTTCCGGTGTTTACCGTTACCCACATAACCCATCGTAAGCAGCCTATTTATCACTCTACCTATACTGGCCGGCCACCGGATGAGCCTGCTATTTTAGGGGTGGCGCTCAACGAAGTCTTTGTTCCTATTCTGCAAAAGCAGTTTCCGGAAATCGTGGATTTTTATTTACCACCAGAAGGCTGTTCCTACCGTATGGCGGTAGTAACAATGAAGAAACAATATCCCGGCCATGCCAAGCGCGTCATGATGGGTGTGTGGTCTTTTTTGCGTCAGTTCATGTACACCAAGTTTGTCATAGTATGCGATGACGATGTAAATGCCCGGGATTGGAATGACGTGATCTGGGCGGTTACCACTCGCATGGATCCTGCGCGTGATACGGTGATGGTTGAGAATACACCCATTGACTACCTGGATTTTGCATCACCGGTTTCAGGTTTAGGGTCAAAGATGGGAATGGATGCAACCAATAAGATGCCCGGCGAAACCGATCGTGAATGGGGTGAACCGATTGTGATGGACGATGATGTCAAACAGCGCGTGGATGACATCTGGGATGAGCTTGGTATCATGGACTAG
- a CDS encoding TIGR02647 family protein, protein MSTFDTAMTEELNLLLKFPSDSFMQGLKIHHDASNAIVNAAQRLYTKGLITQPDGGYLTDLGIDVADHARKVYSALFSKLN, encoded by the coding sequence ATGAGTACCTTTGACACTGCTATGACCGAAGAGCTCAATCTGTTATTGAAATTCCCCAGCGACAGCTTTATGCAAGGCTTGAAAATTCACCACGATGCCAGCAATGCAATCGTCAACGCTGCTCAGCGATTATATACCAAGGGGCTTATTACCCAGCCGGATGGCGGCTATCTCACAGATTTGGGTATTGATGTGGCGGACCATGCCCGCAAGGTCTATAGCGCGCTTTTCTCTAAACTTAATTAG
- a CDS encoding DUF421 domain-containing protein: protein MFVDNSTLDMLLKGLVLTTLAMCWVVALVRINGLRSFSKMTNFDFVMTVAVGSLLAGASQSQNWTSFGQSAVAMMALFLVQYCTARVRKSSDSFESVMQNQPVLLMRDGEIIHEALHQTRVAKSDLIAKLREANVLEMSEVRAVVLETTGDISVLHGTSCSQKLLQGVRGTEEQ from the coding sequence ATGTTTGTTGACAATTCCACGCTCGACATGCTGTTAAAGGGGCTGGTACTGACCACACTGGCAATGTGCTGGGTTGTCGCACTGGTGCGGATAAATGGATTGCGCTCGTTTTCTAAAATGACTAATTTTGATTTTGTCATGACAGTTGCTGTGGGCTCGTTACTAGCCGGGGCCAGTCAATCTCAAAACTGGACGTCTTTCGGACAATCTGCCGTTGCGATGATGGCGTTATTTCTGGTGCAATATTGTACCGCTCGCGTGCGAAAGTCTTCAGACTCCTTCGAGTCTGTGATGCAAAATCAACCCGTACTTCTCATGCGCGATGGTGAAATTATTCATGAAGCGTTACATCAAACCCGGGTGGCTAAGAGCGATCTTATTGCAAAACTTCGCGAAGCCAATGTTCTGGAAATGTCTGAAGTAAGAGCAGTCGTACTTGAAACAACAGGAGATATTTCTGTATTGCACGGTACATCATGCTCTCAAAAGCTATTGCAGGGAGTTCGGGGCACTGAGGAACAGTGA
- a CDS encoding SDR family oxidoreductase, which yields MSKTNQHTMQDPRTQFPPGETQHNEDQPDPALDSKLYPKANHGEDTYEGSKRLQGRKALITGGDSGIGRAVALAFAREGADVVINFLESEKEDGDTTLAMIRNVGVRGDAIIGDLRDESFCQSLADNAAEFLGGLDILVNNAGKQQFAETLDDLSTEQFTSTFETNVFGMFWLTKAAVKHMPAGASIINSTSIQSYQPSAGLLDYASTKGAITSFTKGCAKMLIKQGIRVNGVAPGPIWTPIQQSGGQPPEKVEGFGEHVPMGRPGQPAELAPVYVFLASQESSYITAEIMGVTGGEHLP from the coding sequence ATGAGTAAGACTAATCAGCACACGATGCAAGATCCCCGCACTCAGTTCCCCCCTGGTGAAACGCAACATAATGAGGACCAGCCCGACCCGGCACTTGACAGTAAGCTCTACCCCAAAGCTAATCACGGCGAAGATACCTATGAGGGAAGCAAACGGTTACAGGGCCGAAAAGCGCTCATAACAGGTGGTGATTCTGGCATTGGACGTGCGGTTGCACTCGCCTTTGCCCGGGAAGGTGCCGATGTCGTCATTAATTTTCTGGAATCAGAAAAAGAAGATGGTGACACTACACTGGCAATGATAAGAAATGTCGGCGTCAGAGGTGATGCCATTATCGGCGATCTCCGGGATGAATCATTTTGTCAGTCGCTGGCTGATAACGCAGCTGAGTTTTTGGGTGGCCTGGATATATTGGTAAACAACGCAGGCAAACAACAGTTTGCGGAAACGCTTGACGATTTATCGACAGAACAATTTACCAGTACCTTTGAGACGAATGTATTTGGCATGTTCTGGTTGACTAAAGCGGCTGTAAAACATATGCCCGCAGGTGCCAGTATTATTAACTCTACGTCTATTCAGTCGTATCAGCCCTCTGCAGGGTTACTTGACTACGCCTCGACGAAAGGCGCAATCACCTCATTTACCAAAGGTTGCGCGAAAATGCTCATCAAGCAAGGGATCCGTGTTAATGGCGTTGCCCCGGGTCCGATTTGGACGCCTATTCAGCAAAGTGGCGGTCAGCCACCAGAAAAAGTTGAAGGTTTCGGTGAGCATGTGCCGATGGGTCGCCCCGGGCAACCGGCAGAGCTGGCACCGGTTTACGTGTTTCTGGCGTCACAGGAGTCGAGCTACATTACTGCGGAAATTATGGGTGTGACCGGCGGTGAACACCTGCCCTAA
- the rlmB gene encoding 23S rRNA (guanosine(2251)-2'-O)-methyltransferase RlmB produces MAQNEWLYGLHAVDAVLATEPERIIEIFALKGRNDDRLNDAVNQARRFGISVQFCHRKVLDDKVSGEQHQGIVAKAKPGRVLDENDLDRLIEQNQSPLFLVLDGVTDPHNLGACLRTANAAGASAVIVPKDKSAGLTGTARKVACGAAETTPFIQVTNLSRTLKAMQGQGVWVIGTAGEATQEIYDVTLKGPMALVMGAEGKGMRRLTRETCDELVKLPMAGSVTSLNVSVATGICLYEMVRQRR; encoded by the coding sequence ATGGCACAGAACGAGTGGTTGTACGGCCTGCACGCAGTTGATGCAGTACTGGCAACAGAACCAGAACGAATTATTGAAATATTTGCGCTTAAAGGCAGAAATGATGATCGGCTGAACGATGCGGTAAATCAGGCCCGTCGCTTTGGTATCAGTGTTCAGTTTTGTCACCGGAAGGTGCTGGACGATAAAGTGAGCGGTGAGCAGCATCAGGGCATCGTCGCTAAAGCAAAGCCTGGCAGAGTGCTTGACGAGAATGACCTTGACAGGCTTATCGAACAAAACCAGTCGCCATTGTTTTTGGTACTCGATGGCGTAACCGATCCTCATAATCTTGGTGCATGTCTGAGAACCGCAAACGCAGCGGGCGCCAGCGCCGTTATTGTTCCCAAAGATAAATCGGCAGGCCTGACCGGCACCGCGCGCAAAGTAGCCTGTGGTGCCGCAGAAACGACGCCATTTATTCAGGTTACTAACCTTTCTCGTACGCTTAAAGCAATGCAAGGCCAGGGCGTTTGGGTAATTGGCACTGCTGGAGAGGCAACGCAGGAAATTTACGATGTTACGCTCAAAGGGCCGATGGCGTTGGTAATGGGCGCTGAAGGCAAGGGGATGCGTCGGTTAACCCGTGAAACCTGCGATGAACTGGTTAAGCTGCCTATGGCAGGCAGCGTAACAAGTTTGAATGTATCGGTGGCTACCGGTATCTGTCTTTACGAAATGGTACGCCAACGCCGCTAA